A region of Homo sapiens chromosome X, GRCh38.p14 Primary Assembly DNA encodes the following proteins:
- the TCEANC gene encoding transcription elongation factor A N-terminal and central domain-containing protein isoform 1 (isoform 1 is encoded by transcript variant 1), giving the protein MISAHRKLCLPGSSNSPASAFRVAGTTAVKMSDKNQIAARASLIEQLMSKRNFEDLGNHLTELETIYVTKEHLQETDVVRAVYRVLKNCPSVALKKKAKCLLSKWKAVYKQTHSKARNSPKLFPVRGNKEENSGPSHDPSQNETLGICSSNSLSSQDVAKLSEMIVPENRAIQLKPKEEHFGDGDPESTGKRSSELLDPTTPMRTKCIELLYAALTSSSTDQPKADLWQNFAREIEEHVFTLYSKNIKKYKTCIRSKVANLKNPRNSHLQQNLLSGTTSPREFAEMTVMEMANKELKQLRASYTESCIQEHYLPQVIDGTQTNKIKCRRCEKYNCKVTVIDRGTLFLPSWVRNSNPDEQMMTYVICNECGEQWYHSKWVCW; this is encoded by the exons atgatctcggctcaccgcaaactctgcctcccgggttcaagcaattctcctgcctcggccttccgagtagctgggactacag CTGTAAAGATGTCTGACAAGAACCAGATAGCTGCCAGAGCTTCTCTTATTGAGCAACTGATGTCCAAAAGGAATTTTGAGGATCTTGGCAACCACCTTACTGAGCTAGAAACAATTTATGTGACTAAGGAGCATCTCCAGGAGACAGATGTGGTCAGAGCTGTGTACAGAGTCCTCAAAAACTGCCCCTCTGTGGCTTTGAAAAAGAAAGCCAAGTGTTTGCTATCAAAGTGGAAAGCTGTTTATAAGCAGACTCACTCCAAAGCGAGGAACAGCCCTAAATTATTTCCTGTGAGgggtaataaagaagaaaattcaggaCCTTCTCATGACCCAAGTCAGAATGAGACACTGGGCATCTGCAGCTCGAATTCTCTGTCTTCCCAAGACGTTGCAAAACTCAGTGAAATGATTGTGCCTGAAAATAGAGCCATTCAATTGAAACCTAAGGAAGAGCATTTTGGGGATGGTGACCCTGAATCCACTGGCAAGAGATCGAGTGAGTTGCTGGATCCCACAACACCCATGAGAACTAAATGCATAGAGCTTCTTTACGCAGCTTTAACTAGTTCTTCCACAGATCAACCCAAAGCTGATTTGTGGCAAAACTTTGCAAGAGAAATTGAAGAGCATGTTTTTACCCTTTATTCAAAGaacatcaaaaaatataaaacttgcaTCAGAAGCAAAGTTGCCAATTTGAAGAACCCCAGAAATTCTCATTTACAACAAAACTTGCTCTCTGGGACCACGTCTCCACGAGAATTTGCTGAAATGACTGTCATGGAGATGGCAAATAAGGAACTGAAGCAGTTGAGAGCCTCCTACACGGAATCTTGTATCCAGGAACATTACCTTCCCCAAGTAATTGATGGCAcacagacaaataaaataaaatgcagacgCTGTGAGAAATACAATTGCAAAGTCACTGTAATTGACAGAGGAACACTTTTCCTTCCCAGCTGGGTGCGGAATTCAAACCCAGATGAACAAATGATGACTTACGTAATTTGTAACGAATGTGGGGAGCAGTGGTACCATAGCAAGTGGGTGTGCTGGTAA
- the TCEANC gene encoding transcription elongation factor A N-terminal and central domain-containing protein isoform 2 (isoform 2 is encoded by transcript variant 2): MSDKNQIAARASLIEQLMSKRNFEDLGNHLTELETIYVTKEHLQETDVVRAVYRVLKNCPSVALKKKAKCLLSKWKAVYKQTHSKARNSPKLFPVRGNKEENSGPSHDPSQNETLGICSSNSLSSQDVAKLSEMIVPENRAIQLKPKEEHFGDGDPESTGKRSSELLDPTTPMRTKCIELLYAALTSSSTDQPKADLWQNFAREIEEHVFTLYSKNIKKYKTCIRSKVANLKNPRNSHLQQNLLSGTTSPREFAEMTVMEMANKELKQLRASYTESCIQEHYLPQVIDGTQTNKIKCRRCEKYNCKVTVIDRGTLFLPSWVRNSNPDEQMMTYVICNECGEQWYHSKWVCW, from the coding sequence ATGTCTGACAAGAACCAGATAGCTGCCAGAGCTTCTCTTATTGAGCAACTGATGTCCAAAAGGAATTTTGAGGATCTTGGCAACCACCTTACTGAGCTAGAAACAATTTATGTGACTAAGGAGCATCTCCAGGAGACAGATGTGGTCAGAGCTGTGTACAGAGTCCTCAAAAACTGCCCCTCTGTGGCTTTGAAAAAGAAAGCCAAGTGTTTGCTATCAAAGTGGAAAGCTGTTTATAAGCAGACTCACTCCAAAGCGAGGAACAGCCCTAAATTATTTCCTGTGAGgggtaataaagaagaaaattcaggaCCTTCTCATGACCCAAGTCAGAATGAGACACTGGGCATCTGCAGCTCGAATTCTCTGTCTTCCCAAGACGTTGCAAAACTCAGTGAAATGATTGTGCCTGAAAATAGAGCCATTCAATTGAAACCTAAGGAAGAGCATTTTGGGGATGGTGACCCTGAATCCACTGGCAAGAGATCGAGTGAGTTGCTGGATCCCACAACACCCATGAGAACTAAATGCATAGAGCTTCTTTACGCAGCTTTAACTAGTTCTTCCACAGATCAACCCAAAGCTGATTTGTGGCAAAACTTTGCAAGAGAAATTGAAGAGCATGTTTTTACCCTTTATTCAAAGaacatcaaaaaatataaaacttgcaTCAGAAGCAAAGTTGCCAATTTGAAGAACCCCAGAAATTCTCATTTACAACAAAACTTGCTCTCTGGGACCACGTCTCCACGAGAATTTGCTGAAATGACTGTCATGGAGATGGCAAATAAGGAACTGAAGCAGTTGAGAGCCTCCTACACGGAATCTTGTATCCAGGAACATTACCTTCCCCAAGTAATTGATGGCAcacagacaaataaaataaaatgcagacgCTGTGAGAAATACAATTGCAAAGTCACTGTAATTGACAGAGGAACACTTTTCCTTCCCAGCTGGGTGCGGAATTCAAACCCAGATGAACAAATGATGACTTACGTAATTTGTAACGAATGTGGGGAGCAGTGGTACCATAGCAAGTGGGTGTGCTGGTAA